Proteins found in one Gossypium arboreum isolate Shixiya-1 unplaced genomic scaffold, ASM2569848v2 Contig00663, whole genome shotgun sequence genomic segment:
- the LOC108451551 gene encoding probable disease resistance protein At4g27220 — MEYVEPGVGIANCLGPPVCKYLKYHIKLNDYVRNFGRIRDELNCKMEDIELQLKAELLSPSGKIPKQGVENWLKDAKEMIAEAQDVENKVRKGRYLCRAWNGNLVDEKTREMKEFLDKGPNASEGLAMDGPSGGLPLPTSELVGEEAVRNDIWTCLMQEEVSKIGVWGMGGVGKTTIMKHIHNDLLKQQRFERVIWVTISKEFNVMKLQDNIARALKSKDYLDKEEDKLRRAAILSEMLKNAGKHVLILDDVWDKVSLEEVGIPEPSGSNGCKLVLTTRSEHVCKYMGCKVIKVKPLSEEEALILFLNKVGPNIVQNPTIMPTLKLVVKECAGLPLTIVVVAGTMKGEDNPHIWKNALKELKERIGKVEGVEVEVIERLKFSFDHLKDGKVKDCFLYCVLYPENFEIEKDELIECWIEEGFIDDMGTRQEMKNKGITILKKLEDNCLLENFKVEKVKMHDAVRDMALSITRMNLPYMIQAGLQLEELPEKEQWSPDIEKVSLMYNSISEISIDVLPTKCKLLTTLLLQGNPIKKISYSFFTNMPCLSVLNLSFTKIESLPDSISELKNLTTLLLRGCRELRDLPCLSMLQELKKLDLHWTKIEEVPDGMDMLIKLRYIDLQVRTLKEIRAGLLPKLVHLRHLSFDVRNRQTSLKAEEIEPLKKLECFTGRFEDIDELNKFISSMKQSKKNLIKYYLQVGIANFMMHPVEGDKIVTIGGVQNWEGELIMHPIEIQQLNIFQCNYLRSLVDDNSSFNNAIDLRVCNIWSCGGIECVVSLSSFTSSSTHPFQRLEELCLEALPKLSALIIKDEGFGSTTTSTLAPSATFSHLKQIVIIRCSSMKTLLPNLQNLEEISVLECNEVVEILGAPTLQVVEKGSDALIKFYLPKLRELVLWGLPKLKSICNKIGVMVCDSLQLIKVVECYKLKRIPPFVPLVGNGQPFAYAPPSLTISSTTKWWEWLEWDDHPSFKMFFTSNPIEELKCCCQRSRVEDSANEMIKKVMEMVAVKPMMDKVKTIEMQSSAFVPTAFFLLHCLLISFDFQGLSQNFKHPVKECKMNEVNRDLSLKARCLAEQTRKSAETFEEIA; from the exons ATGGAATACGTAGAGCCCGGTGTTGGCATTGCAAATTGTCTTGGACCTCCTGTTTGTAAATACTTGAAATATCACATAAAGCTGAATGATTATGTGAGAAACTTCGGGAGGATCAGAGatgaattgaattgtaaaatggAAGACATAGAGCTGCAATTGAAAGCAGAGCTTCTTTCTCCTTCGGGGAAGATACCAAAGCAGGGAGTTGAAAATTGGTTGAAAGATGCGAAAGAAATGATTGCGGAAGCACAGGATGTGGAAAATAAAGTCAGAAAAGGGAGATATCTCTGCCGTGCTTGGAACGGAAATCTGGTTGATGAAAAGACTCGAGaaatgaaggaatttcttgataaagGTCCTAATGCCTCTGAAGGTCTTGCCATGGATGGTCCAAGTGGTGGGTTGCCACTGCCAACATCAGAACTAGTTGGGGAGGAAGCTGTCAGAAATGATATTTGGACATGTTTGATGCAGGAGGAGGTGAGCAAGATTGGGGTTTGGGGGATGGGCGGTGTGGGTAAAACCACTATCATGAAGCACATCCACAATGATCTTTTAAAGCAACAAAGATTCGAAAGGGTAATCTGGGTTACCATATCAAAGGAGTTCAATGTAATGAAGTTACAAGATAATATTGCAAGGGCGTTGAAGTCCAAGGATTATTTAGACAAAGAAGAAGACAAGCTCAGACGAGCAGCAATCTTGTCAGAAATGCTGAAGAACGCAGGAAAGCATGTTCTAATCTTAGATGATGTGTGGGATAAAGTCTCTCTAGAGGAAGTTGGGATCCCTGAGCCGAGTGGCAGCAATGGCTGCAAGTTGGTGTTGACAACCCGTTCGGAGCATGTCTGTAAGTATATGGGTTGTAAGGTGATAAAAGTGAAGCCACTGTCAGAAGAAGAGGCATTGATTCTATTCTTGAATAAAGTTGGGCCTAACATAGTTCAAAATCCAACAATAATGCCAACTTTGAAGCTTGTTGTCAAGGAATGTGCGGGTTTACCACTTACAATTGTTGTGGTTGCTGGTACCATGAAAGGAGAAGATAAccctcatatttggaaaaatgcaCTAAAGGAATTGAAAGAGAGAATAGGGAAAGTGGAAGGAGTGGAAGTTGAGGTAATCGAGCGTTTGAAATTTAGTTTTGATCACTTGAAAGATGGGAAAGTAAAAGATTGCTTTTTGTATTGTGTATTATAtcctgaaaattttgaaattgaaaaggatgaGCTAATTGAGTGCTGGATTGAAGAGGGATTCATAGATGATATGGGTACAAGACAAGAAATGAAAAACAAGGGCATTACTATTTTGAAGAAGTTAGAAGATAATTGCTTGTTGGAAAATTTCAAGGTTGAAAAAGTGAAAATGCATGATGCAGTGAGAGACATGGCATTGTCGATCACAAGAATGAATCTTCCATATATGATACAAGCAGGTTTGCAATTAGAAGAGTTACCAGAAAAGGAGCAATGGAGTCCGGATATTGAGAAAGTGTCGCTTATGTATAACTCCATATCAGAAATTTCCATAGATGTGCTGCCCACAAAATGTAAACTGCTCACAACTTTGTTATTGCAGGGGAACCCTATAAAGAAGATCTCATATTCTTTCTTCACAAACATGCCTTGTCTTAGTGTTCTCAATTTGTCTTTTACCAAGATCGAGAGTTTACCAGATTCCATCTCTGAACTAAAAAACCTAACAACATTGTTACTTCGTGGCTGTCGAGAATTAAGAGATCTGCCATGTCTTTCGATGCTTCAAGAATTGAAGAAGTTGGATCTTCATTGGACTAAAATTGAGGAAGTCCCTGATGGCATGGATATGCTGATAAAGCTAAGATACATTGATCTTCAAGTGCGCACTCTGAAAGAGATACGTGCTGGACTTTTACCAAAACTCGTTCACCTTCGGCACTTGAGTTTTGATGTGAGAAATAGACAAACAAGTCTAAAAGCAGAAGAGATTGAACCGTTGAAGAAGTTGGAGTGCTTTACCGGACGTTTCGAAGATATCGATGAATTGAATAAGTTCATCTCCTCAATGAAACAAAGTAAGAAAAATCTCATCAAGTACTATTTACAGGTGGGCATAGCTAATTTCATGATGCACCCAGTTGAAGGAGATAAAATAGTAACAATTGGAGGAGTCCAGAATTGGGAAGGTGAGTTAATTATGCACCCAATTGAAATTCAACAGTTGAATATTTTTCAGTGCAACTATTTAAGAAGCTTAGTTGATGATAATTCTTCCTTCAATAATGCAATTGACTTGAGGGTTTGTAATATTTGGAGCTGTGGAGGGATAGAGTGTGTTGTTTCCTTGTCCTCTTTTACCTCTTCTTCCACTCATCCATTTCAGAGGCTTGAGGAGTTGTGTCTTGAAGCTCTGCCAAAGTTGAGTGCCCTTATTATCAAAGACGAAGGATTTGGTTCAACAACAACATCAACATTGGCTCCGTCTGCCACCTTTTCCCATCTCAAGCAAATTGTTATAATCAGATGCTCAAGTATGAAGACGTTGCTTCCAAACCTCCAAAACCTGGAAGAAATATCAGTGTTAGAATGTAATGAGGTAGTAGAAATATTGGGAGCACCGACATTACAAGTTGTAGAAAAAGGGAGTGATGCATTAATCAAATTCTATCTTCCCAAATTGAGAGAGTTGGTTTTGTGGGGATTACCAAAATTGAAGAGCATTTGCAACAAAATTGGAGTAATGGTTTGTGATTCTCTCCAACTTATCAAAGTTGTTGAGTGTTATAAACTAAAGAGAATTCCTCCATTTGTTCCCCTTGTTGGCAATGGGCAGCCATTTGCATATGCTCCACCGTCTCTTACCATCAGCTCAACCACAAAATGGTGGGAATGGTTGGAGTGGGATGACCATCCAAGCTTTAAAATGTTCTTCACTTCAAACCCTATTGAAGAATTAAAG TGTTGCTGCCAAAGAAGTAGGGTGGAGGATAGTGCAAATGAGATGATAAAAAAGGTGATGGAGATGGTGGCAGTAAAACCAATGATGGATAAGGTTAAGACCATTGAGATGCAAAG TTCTGCCTTTGTACCCACagcattctttcttcttcactgtcttttaatttcttttgattTCCAAGGTCTATCACAAAATTTCAAGCATCCCGTCAAAG AATGCAAGATGAATGAAGTTAACAGAGACTTGAGCTTGAAGGCTCGATGTCTTGCTGAGCAAACAAGAAAATCAGCTGAGACCTTTGAGGAAATTGCTTGA